One Natrinema halophilum genomic window carries:
- a CDS encoding 30S ribosomal protein S4e, whose amino-acid sequence MTKHQKRLSVPKSWPVERKTETFTVKADAGPHGEDGVPLVVLLRDVLGYVDSRKEARYALSEDAILVNGDAINDEQRPIGMFDIVAFPDREEYYRVFPDEGGRLALTEIDEDSAQSRLGKIEGKQQVSGGDTQLTLHDGTTVITDDDYNTKDSIVIDNDDKSVVAHFPYEEGALVTAVRGNHGGKIGEIDAIDVTPGSGSNTVGVSMEDGGFETIEEYVVVIDENFTGDDE is encoded by the coding sequence ATGACGAAACACCAGAAACGACTATCGGTACCGAAGTCCTGGCCGGTCGAGCGAAAGACCGAGACCTTTACGGTCAAGGCCGATGCCGGCCCGCACGGCGAAGACGGGGTTCCGCTCGTCGTCCTCCTGCGGGACGTCCTCGGCTACGTGGACTCACGGAAGGAAGCGCGATACGCCCTGTCGGAGGATGCGATCCTCGTCAACGGGGACGCCATCAACGACGAACAGCGCCCGATCGGCATGTTCGACATCGTCGCGTTCCCGGACCGCGAGGAGTACTACCGCGTCTTCCCCGACGAAGGCGGTCGGCTCGCGCTGACCGAGATAGACGAGGATTCGGCCCAGAGCCGCCTCGGCAAGATCGAGGGGAAACAGCAGGTTTCGGGTGGCGACACCCAGCTGACGCTGCACGACGGGACGACCGTCATTACCGACGACGATTACAACACGAAGGACTCGATCGTCATCGACAACGACGACAAGTCGGTCGTCGCCCACTTCCCCTACGAAGAGGGCGCGCTCGTGACGGCCGTTCGCGGCAATCACGGCGGCAAGATCGGCGAGATCGACGCGATCGACGTGACGCCCGGAAGCGGATCCAACACCGTCGGCGTCTCGATGGAGGACGGCGGCTTCGAGACCATCGAAGAGTACGTCGTCGTCATCGACGAGAACTTCACGGGTGATGACGAATGA
- a CDS encoding 50S ribosomal protein L5: MSEAEAGEFHEMREPRVEKVVVHMGVGQGGRELGKAEDIIQEVTGQDSVRTQAKRTEPDFGIRQGDPIGTKVTLRGDDAHQFLETALPLSDVSSAQFDDTGNFSFGVEEHTDFPSQEYDPNVGIYGLDVTVNLVRPGYRIAKRDKATRSIPSNHRLTPEDAIAFLEANFDVSVEGADDE, from the coding sequence ATGAGCGAAGCTGAAGCCGGCGAGTTCCACGAAATGCGCGAACCGCGCGTCGAGAAAGTCGTCGTCCACATGGGCGTCGGCCAGGGTGGTCGCGAACTCGGCAAGGCCGAGGACATCATCCAGGAGGTCACCGGGCAGGATAGCGTTCGGACCCAGGCCAAACGGACCGAACCCGACTTCGGCATCCGCCAGGGCGATCCGATCGGCACGAAGGTCACCCTTCGCGGCGACGACGCCCACCAGTTCCTCGAGACAGCGCTGCCGCTTTCGGACGTTTCGTCGGCGCAGTTCGACGACACGGGGAACTTCAGCTTCGGTGTCGAGGAACACACCGACTTCCCCAGCCAGGAGTACGACCCGAACGTCGGGATCTACGGATTGGACGTCACTGTCAACCTAGTGCGTCCCGGCTACCGCATCGCCAAGCGCGACAAGGCCACCCGATCGATCCCGTCGAACCACAGACTGACCCCCGAGGACGCAATCGCGTTCCTCGAGGCGAACTTCGACGTCAGCGTGGAGGGCGCAGACGATGAGTGA
- a CDS encoding 30S ribosomal protein S14 produces MSESETEPDNDRTGEHAAKRTGQIESCQRCGREQGLVGKYDINLCRQCFREIARDMGFKKYR; encoded by the coding sequence ATGAGTGAGAGCGAAACAGAACCAGATAACGACCGCACGGGCGAGCACGCGGCGAAGCGAACGGGACAGATCGAGTCCTGCCAGCGCTGCGGCCGCGAGCAGGGGCTCGTTGGAAAATACGACATCAACCTCTGCCGGCAGTGCTTCCGCGAGATTGCCCGCGACATGGGATTCAAGAAGTATCGATAA
- a CDS encoding 30S ribosomal protein S8 encodes MTGNDPLSNALSGLDNAESVGHLTHEVTPASNEIGSVLEVFYDRGYIDGFEYVDDGKAGQFEVELKGAINECGPIKPRYAVGSEDFEKWEKRYLPARDFGALVVTTSSGIMSHYEAREQGIGGQVIAYVY; translated from the coding sequence ATGACCGGAAACGATCCACTCAGCAACGCGCTCTCGGGACTCGACAACGCCGAGAGCGTGGGTCATCTTACCCACGAGGTAACGCCCGCCTCGAACGAAATCGGCAGCGTACTCGAGGTCTTCTACGACCGCGGGTACATCGACGGCTTCGAGTACGTCGACGACGGGAAAGCCGGTCAGTTCGAGGTCGAATTGAAAGGAGCGATCAACGAGTGCGGCCCCATCAAGCCCCGCTACGCCGTCGGTTCTGAGGACTTCGAGAAGTGGGAGAAACGGTATCTCCCCGCTCGAGACTTCGGTGCCCTCGTCGTCACGACGAGCAGTGGCATTATGAGCCACTACGAGGCGCGCGAACAGGGTATTGGGGGCCAGGTGATCGCGTACGTCTACTAA